Proteins from a single region of Candidatus Rubrimentiphilum sp.:
- the preA gene encoding NAD-dependent dihydropyrimidine dehydrogenase subunit PreA → MANLESNLAGIKSPNPFWLASAPPTNSGYQVMRAFEAGWGGAVWKTLGTPIVNVTSRFAALDYKQNKMIAMNNIELITDRPLDVNLKEIAECKKAFPERTIIASLMEICEQKAWHELVKRVQEVDIDGFELNFGCPHGMSERGMGSAVGQHPDLIKQVSEWTKEVARVPVIVKLTPNITDIRFGARAASEGGADAVSMINTINSLIGVDLETWNPVPHVDGMSSHGGYCGPAVKPIALNMVNDCARDPEVRIPISGIGGIETWKDAAEFLLLGASNVQVCTAAMHHGFRIVEDMIDGLNNYLDERGLASVQDLVGKSANRITTWENLNLNYKIIARIDQDKCIHCNKCYVACEDAAHQCIDRISNNGSSTLVVDEQECVGCNLCQMVCPVEQCIEMIEIDTGLPPESWKQRSLRLEGVSS, encoded by the coding sequence ATGGCTAACTTAGAATCAAATCTCGCGGGCATTAAGAGCCCCAACCCATTCTGGCTTGCATCGGCGCCGCCGACGAATAGCGGCTACCAAGTGATGCGCGCGTTCGAAGCCGGCTGGGGCGGCGCAGTTTGGAAGACGCTCGGCACGCCGATCGTCAACGTCACGTCGCGCTTCGCGGCGCTCGACTACAAACAAAACAAGATGATCGCGATGAACAACATCGAGTTGATCACCGATCGCCCGCTGGACGTGAATCTCAAAGAGATCGCCGAATGCAAGAAAGCCTTCCCCGAGCGCACGATCATCGCGTCGCTGATGGAAATTTGCGAGCAAAAGGCGTGGCACGAACTCGTGAAGCGCGTGCAAGAAGTTGACATCGACGGCTTCGAGCTGAACTTCGGCTGCCCGCACGGGATGAGCGAGCGTGGTATGGGTTCGGCCGTCGGCCAGCATCCGGACCTCATTAAACAAGTCTCCGAATGGACCAAAGAAGTCGCGCGCGTCCCGGTCATTGTGAAGCTCACGCCCAATATCACCGACATTCGTTTCGGTGCGCGCGCGGCATCGGAGGGTGGCGCCGACGCGGTCAGCATGATCAACACGATCAACAGTTTGATCGGCGTCGATCTCGAGACATGGAACCCGGTGCCGCATGTGGACGGCATGAGCAGCCACGGCGGGTACTGCGGGCCGGCGGTCAAGCCGATTGCGCTCAATATGGTCAACGATTGCGCGCGCGACCCGGAAGTGCGCATTCCGATTTCCGGCATCGGCGGCATCGAGACGTGGAAGGACGCCGCTGAATTCTTGCTCTTAGGCGCAAGCAACGTGCAAGTCTGCACGGCGGCCATGCACCACGGCTTCCGCATCGTCGAAGACATGATCGACGGGCTGAATAATTATTTGGACGAGCGCGGCCTCGCGAGCGTCCAAGACCTGGTCGGCAAATCCGCGAACCGGATTACGACCTGGGAGAATCTCAATCTCAACTACAAGATCATCGCACGGATCGACCAAGACAAGTGCATCCACTGCAACAAGTGCTACGTTGCCTGCGAAGACGCGGCGCACCAGTGCATCGACCGGATCTCCAACAACGGTTCGAGCACGCTGGTGGTCGACGAACAGGAATGCGTCGGCTGCAACCTCTGCCAGATGGTGTGCCCGGTCGAGCAATGCATCGAGATGATCGAAATTGACACCGGCCTGCCACCCGAATCGTGGAAGCAACGCAGCTTACGTTTAGAAGGAGTGTCATCCTGA
- a CDS encoding NTP transferase domain-containing protein — protein sequence MEVTAVVLAAGRSSRMGAQKLLMDVRGVPMIDRVLDVTRDYDTIVVSSPEVAPHIHERPRIQIILNSKPDLGMAHSFEIANGAAPTENALLVFLGDKPLVTEALAKTIVEHASAAGADVCFPERDGLGGHPVYFSPRARTRLEVTTGDSLQSLRDNPELVRVPVPVDDNAAYDDVNDPSQLRTMNA from the coding sequence TTGGAAGTCACCGCAGTTGTCCTAGCGGCGGGGCGCTCGTCCCGCATGGGCGCGCAGAAACTCCTGATGGACGTGCGCGGCGTGCCGATGATCGATCGCGTACTCGACGTGACGCGCGACTACGATACAATCGTGGTCAGCTCGCCCGAAGTCGCGCCGCACATTCACGAGCGCCCGCGGATACAAATCATTCTGAATTCGAAGCCCGATCTCGGCATGGCGCACTCGTTCGAGATCGCCAACGGCGCCGCGCCGACGGAAAACGCGTTGCTGGTTTTTCTCGGTGATAAACCGTTAGTGACGGAAGCGCTGGCGAAGACGATCGTAGAGCATGCAAGCGCTGCCGGCGCGGACGTGTGCTTCCCGGAACGCGACGGGCTTGGCGGCCATCCTGTCTATTTCTCGCCGCGCGCGCGGACGAGACTCGAAGTAACGACGGGCGATTCGTTGCAAAGCTTACGCGACAATCCGGAGCTCGTTCGTGTGCCGGTACCCGTCGACGATAACGCGGCGTACGATGACGTGAATGACCCTTCGCAACTGCGAACGATGAACGCCTGA
- a CDS encoding NAD(P)-dependent oxidoreductase produces MSEALGKSIHKPLSAIEVKLEANRCLYCYDAPCMNACPTHIDIAGFIQQISTGNVKGSAYTIMESNAMGASCARVCPTEELCEGACVYNAAGDSPIRIGDLQRHAIDYVAERDIQLFEPGPDTGKRVAIIGGGPAGLSAARDLRRFGHAVTIFEAKDQLGGLNTYGIVPFRLSVETALWEAEQVVRLGLDVRTGVLVGFDVMLDDLVKEYDAVILACGMGNVPKLGIEGENLEGVWDALDFIERAKLGLPIPDLGERVAIVGAGNTAIDALTCAKRLSISRCKEARVVCYYRRGEEQMTAYQFEYDFAKEEGIEFRFFCAPKRIIGQNQHVNAVEFVRTKIETQGDREVVVPITGTEFTEPVDTFIRAIGQSRLIETFDKLGIAHDFGVVQVDEELKTSRPGVWAAGDCIFEKGMREAMVVEVAEQGKVAARAIDAFLNSKVPA; encoded by the coding sequence ATGAGCGAAGCCTTAGGCAAGTCGATCCACAAACCGCTCTCGGCGATCGAGGTCAAACTCGAGGCCAACCGCTGTTTGTACTGCTACGATGCGCCGTGCATGAACGCATGTCCGACGCACATCGACATCGCCGGATTCATCCAACAAATTTCGACCGGCAACGTTAAGGGCAGCGCGTACACCATCATGGAATCCAACGCGATGGGCGCGAGCTGCGCGCGCGTCTGCCCGACCGAAGAACTCTGCGAAGGCGCGTGCGTCTACAACGCGGCCGGCGATTCGCCGATTCGCATTGGCGACTTGCAACGCCACGCGATCGATTACGTCGCCGAACGCGACATTCAACTCTTCGAGCCTGGCCCGGATACCGGCAAGCGCGTCGCGATTATCGGCGGCGGCCCGGCCGGACTCTCGGCGGCTCGCGATCTGCGGCGCTTTGGCCACGCGGTCACGATCTTCGAAGCCAAAGATCAACTCGGCGGCCTGAACACGTACGGAATCGTACCGTTCCGCCTCTCGGTCGAGACGGCGCTGTGGGAGGCCGAGCAAGTCGTGCGCTTGGGCCTGGACGTGCGCACCGGCGTGCTTGTTGGCTTCGATGTCATGCTGGACGATCTCGTGAAAGAATACGATGCCGTGATCTTAGCCTGCGGCATGGGCAACGTCCCCAAACTCGGGATCGAGGGCGAGAATCTCGAGGGCGTTTGGGATGCGCTCGACTTTATCGAGCGCGCGAAGTTGGGTTTGCCGATTCCGGATTTAGGCGAACGCGTCGCCATCGTCGGCGCGGGCAACACCGCGATCGATGCGCTGACCTGCGCCAAGCGGCTTTCGATTTCGCGCTGCAAAGAGGCGCGCGTCGTTTGCTATTATCGCCGCGGCGAAGAGCAGATGACCGCGTACCAGTTCGAATACGACTTCGCCAAGGAAGAGGGCATCGAGTTCCGCTTCTTCTGCGCGCCGAAACGCATCATTGGTCAGAACCAGCATGTGAATGCGGTTGAGTTCGTGCGCACGAAAATCGAAACGCAAGGCGACCGCGAGGTCGTCGTGCCAATCACCGGCACCGAATTCACCGAACCCGTCGATACGTTCATTCGCGCCATCGGCCAGAGCCGGCTTATCGAAACGTTCGACAAGTTGGGAATCGCGCATGATTTCGGCGTCGTGCAAGTTGACGAAGAACTGAAGACATCGCGCCCGGGCGTCTGGGCCGCAGGCGACTGCATCTTTGAAAAAGGCATGCGCGAAGCGATGGTGGTTGAAGTGGCCGAGCAAGGCAAAGTCGCCGCCCGCGCAATTGACGCCTTTCTCAATAGCAAGGTACCGGCGTGA
- a CDS encoding XdhC/CoxI family protein codes for MHELLEEIRQRQEAGDRVALATLVDVLRSAPRDPGAVMAICESGQLFGSISGGCVEAALAEEAAGVLRDGRARLVEYGLSDADAQAVGLSCGGTLSVLVEPLDQAETAAIERRLTSEALIAESLRLDDRGIGNRLFIFEDSTFGSLGNDRLDDVVATEVRASIAGEATEIRGYGDEGEPHGDVRVFIHNVLTKPRMYIFGAIDFAHAMVRVAKLLGYEVTLCDARPAFATPERFPEADRVVVAWPDDFLRGAPVDDRTAIVALTHDEKFDIPLIRAALETNAGYIGVMGSRRTNERRLAQLRELGTTEAEIERLNAPIGLDLGARTPEETAIAIASEIIALRHGREGGRLVHGTGPVRGHWKSPQLS; via the coding sequence ATGCACGAGCTCCTCGAGGAGATCCGGCAACGTCAGGAGGCGGGTGACCGGGTCGCGCTGGCCACCCTGGTGGACGTCCTCCGCTCGGCCCCACGCGACCCGGGTGCCGTGATGGCCATCTGCGAGTCCGGCCAGCTCTTCGGCTCGATCAGCGGCGGCTGCGTCGAAGCCGCGCTCGCGGAAGAGGCGGCCGGCGTGCTGCGGGACGGGCGGGCGCGGCTTGTCGAGTACGGGCTCTCCGATGCGGACGCACAAGCCGTCGGCCTGAGCTGCGGCGGAACGCTCAGCGTACTGGTCGAGCCGCTCGATCAGGCCGAAACGGCCGCGATTGAACGACGCTTGACGTCCGAAGCGCTGATCGCCGAAAGCCTGCGCCTCGACGATCGCGGAATCGGAAACCGTTTGTTCATCTTCGAAGACTCGACGTTCGGCTCGCTTGGAAACGATCGCCTTGACGACGTCGTCGCTACCGAAGTGCGCGCGTCCATTGCCGGTGAAGCCACGGAAATTCGGGGCTACGGCGACGAAGGCGAACCGCACGGCGATGTGCGCGTTTTCATTCACAACGTGCTAACCAAACCGCGCATGTATATCTTCGGCGCGATCGATTTCGCGCACGCCATGGTTCGCGTGGCAAAACTGCTGGGTTATGAAGTTACGCTCTGCGACGCGCGTCCGGCATTCGCAACGCCCGAACGTTTTCCGGAAGCAGACCGCGTTGTGGTTGCTTGGCCCGATGATTTTCTGCGCGGTGCGCCGGTTGACGACCGCACCGCGATCGTCGCACTCACACATGACGAAAAATTCGACATTCCACTCATTCGCGCGGCGCTGGAAACCAACGCCGGTTACATCGGCGTGATGGGCAGCCGCCGCACGAACGAACGCCGCCTGGCGCAATTACGCGAACTCGGCACGACCGAGGCTGAAATCGAGCGCTTGAATGCGCCGATTGGACTCGATCTCGGTGCGCGCACGCCGGAAGAGACGGCGATCGCGATCGCGTCGGAGATTATCGCATTGCGTCACGGACGCGAAGGCGGACGGCTCGTCCACGGCACCGGACCGGTGAGGGGGCATTGGAAGTCACCGCAGTTGTCCTAG
- the hydA gene encoding dihydropyrimidinase — MGTLIHNGTVVTATDTYNADVLIEGETIATIGNDLDKGKHDVIDASGAYVFPGGIDPHTHFDMPFGGTVTADDFETGTRGAAMGGTTTVVDFALHARGDSLQNALDKWKEKAGGKAVIDYAFHLTIADGRDETMAEIPKMIAQGVNSFKVFMAYKHVLYVDDETIFKTLQTCRDAGGLVQVHAENGDVIEVITKQALAEGKTEPKWHALTRPVECEGEATHRAIRLAEIAGAPLYVVHVSSAMAADAISDGRKRGLPVYGETCPQYLVCDFTDYERPNFEGAKYVLSPPIREKWNQNVLLRKLKNMELHSFGSDHCSFNLCGQKELGKNDFSKIPNGAPTAEDRLAILWQAGVNSGVLGPNQFVALCSTNPAKFFGLFPRKGTIAVGSDADIVVWDPKKKRTISAKSHHLNVDNNVFEGMTVEGRPRYVFSRGKMVADGDKFVGTKGAGKHIKSERFYPVTM, encoded by the coding sequence TTGGGCACTTTAATCCACAACGGTACCGTTGTAACCGCGACCGATACCTATAACGCCGACGTGCTCATCGAAGGCGAAACCATCGCCACGATTGGCAACGACCTGGACAAAGGCAAGCACGACGTCATCGACGCAAGCGGCGCTTACGTGTTTCCGGGCGGCATCGACCCGCATACGCATTTCGACATGCCGTTCGGCGGAACGGTTACAGCGGATGATTTCGAAACGGGTACGCGCGGCGCAGCCATGGGCGGCACGACGACAGTCGTGGATTTTGCCCTCCACGCGCGCGGCGATTCACTGCAGAACGCGCTCGACAAATGGAAAGAGAAAGCCGGCGGCAAGGCAGTCATCGACTACGCCTTCCATCTCACGATCGCCGACGGCCGCGACGAGACGATGGCCGAGATTCCGAAGATGATCGCGCAAGGCGTGAACTCGTTCAAAGTGTTTATGGCGTACAAGCACGTGCTGTACGTCGATGACGAGACCATCTTCAAAACGCTGCAGACTTGCCGCGACGCCGGCGGTCTGGTGCAAGTGCACGCCGAGAACGGCGACGTGATTGAGGTCATCACGAAACAAGCGCTGGCCGAAGGCAAGACCGAGCCGAAATGGCACGCGCTGACGCGTCCGGTCGAGTGCGAAGGAGAGGCGACCCATCGCGCGATTCGCCTCGCCGAAATCGCCGGCGCGCCGCTCTATGTGGTGCATGTCAGCAGTGCCATGGCGGCCGATGCGATTAGCGACGGACGCAAGCGAGGACTGCCGGTCTACGGGGAAACGTGCCCGCAGTATCTGGTTTGCGACTTCACCGATTACGAGCGCCCCAACTTTGAGGGCGCTAAATACGTGCTCTCGCCGCCGATTCGCGAAAAGTGGAATCAGAACGTGCTGCTGCGCAAGCTCAAGAATATGGAGCTGCACAGCTTCGGCTCCGATCACTGTTCGTTCAATCTTTGCGGGCAAAAAGAACTCGGCAAGAACGATTTTTCAAAGATTCCGAACGGCGCGCCGACCGCCGAAGATCGCCTGGCGATTCTCTGGCAAGCCGGCGTGAATAGCGGCGTGCTCGGCCCGAATCAATTCGTGGCGCTATGCTCGACCAATCCCGCGAAATTCTTCGGACTCTTCCCGCGCAAAGGCACCATTGCGGTCGGCAGCGACGCCGACATCGTCGTGTGGGACCCGAAGAAAAAGCGCACGATTTCCGCCAAGAGCCATCACTTAAATGTAGACAACAACGTCTTCGAAGGCATGACGGTCGAAGGCCGCCCGCGCTATGTCTTCTCACGCGGCAAAATGGTGGCCGACGGCGACAAATTCGTCGGCACAAAGGGCGCGGGCAAACACATAAAGAGCGAACGCTTCTATCCAGTTACGATGTAA
- a CDS encoding nitrilase-related carbon-nitrogen hydrolase, whose amino-acid sequence MESKVTIGLIQTHHDTDGAQPVAVHKKEAIDKHVKLIHEAKKKGAQIVCLQELFYGPYFCTEQTPKWYEAVEQIPDGPTTKLMQGIAKETGMVLVIPMYEEDFAGVYYNTAAVIDADGKYLGKYRKHHIPQVQAGPAGCGFWEKYYFRPGNLGYPVFDTAFAKVGVYICYDRHFPEGARMLGLHGAEIIFNPSATVAGLSEYLWKLEQPAHAVANGYYVGAINRVGVETPWNMGEFYGQSYLVDPRGNFVAVGSRDKDEVVIGVMDRNLITEVRNTWQFYRDRRPETYDDLVQV is encoded by the coding sequence ATGGAATCTAAAGTAACGATCGGTCTGATTCAGACGCACCACGATACGGATGGCGCGCAACCGGTGGCGGTTCATAAAAAAGAGGCTATCGACAAGCACGTGAAGCTGATTCACGAGGCGAAGAAAAAAGGCGCGCAGATCGTGTGCTTACAGGAGCTGTTTTACGGGCCGTACTTCTGCACGGAGCAGACACCGAAGTGGTACGAAGCAGTCGAACAGATTCCCGACGGACCGACGACCAAGCTCATGCAAGGCATCGCCAAAGAAACCGGCATGGTGCTGGTCATTCCGATGTACGAGGAAGATTTCGCGGGCGTCTATTACAACACCGCCGCCGTCATCGACGCGGACGGCAAATATCTCGGCAAATACCGCAAGCACCACATTCCGCAGGTCCAAGCCGGGCCGGCCGGCTGCGGATTCTGGGAAAAGTATTACTTCCGTCCAGGAAACCTCGGCTATCCGGTGTTCGACACGGCCTTTGCCAAGGTCGGCGTTTACATTTGTTACGATCGCCATTTCCCTGAAGGCGCGCGCATGCTCGGCTTGCACGGCGCCGAGATCATCTTCAATCCGTCGGCAACGGTCGCCGGGCTCTCCGAATACCTGTGGAAGCTCGAACAGCCTGCGCACGCAGTTGCCAACGGCTATTACGTCGGCGCGATCAACCGTGTCGGCGTGGAGACACCCTGGAACATGGGTGAGTTTTACGGCCAGTCGTACCTCGTCGACCCACGCGGAAACTTCGTGGCGGTCGGCAGCCGCGATAAGGACGAAGTCGTCATCGGCGTGATGGACCGCAACCTGATTACCGAAGTGCGCAACACCTGGCAATTCTATCGCGACCGTCGTCCCGAGACGTACGACGACCTCGTTCAGGTCTAG
- a CDS encoding NCS1 family nucleobase:cation symporter-1 produces MEANATQVRAGDIVVLTGAAHDQAAQNHSMWNDDLRPCTLAEHTWPGSKFASLWIGMCLCIPTYTLAGSMISIGMNWWEAVLAIFLGSVIVLSAILFVSHAGTKYGIPYPVFARLWFGTRGAHIPAIARALIAAGWFGINSWFGGQALDAILSTVLPAWRGLSAPWGDYQEHTWLAFALFWLLNVAIAMRGPQAIGRLAQIAAPTVGIAAIALLAWAARTAGGFGPMLAAPATIHGTQFWIQFLPSVVGVIGFWATLALNIPDYTRYAKTQRGQMLGQILSMPLAMALFSFLGIAVTSATVQIYGKAIWNPVDLIEKFPLAVIVIAGIIVILSSVTINVGANVMAPARAFENLWPRYINFAIGAVLTGLLSLVLQPWKVLETSQTYVFLWLGTYGLMLGAFDGIAIADYWLVRKRRLDLAQLYSPRGIYAYAGGFNLRAVGALVVGWGIALLGFFITPVHFLWSGGWIFSLLGGLFAYWLLMRGDRSIITEEQFDAITTEA; encoded by the coding sequence TTGGAAGCGAACGCAACACAAGTACGCGCCGGCGACATCGTCGTGCTAACCGGCGCGGCGCACGATCAAGCCGCGCAAAACCATTCGATGTGGAACGACGATCTGCGCCCGTGCACGCTCGCCGAACACACCTGGCCCGGTTCGAAATTCGCCTCGCTGTGGATCGGGATGTGTCTGTGCATCCCCACCTACACGCTTGCCGGCAGCATGATTTCGATCGGCATGAACTGGTGGGAAGCCGTTCTTGCGATCTTCCTTGGAAGCGTCATCGTCCTGAGCGCGATTCTGTTCGTTTCACACGCGGGCACGAAATACGGAATTCCCTACCCCGTCTTCGCCCGTTTGTGGTTCGGAACGCGCGGCGCGCACATTCCGGCGATTGCGCGAGCGCTTATCGCCGCGGGCTGGTTCGGCATCAACTCGTGGTTCGGCGGACAAGCGCTGGACGCGATTCTTTCGACCGTCTTGCCTGCATGGCGCGGACTAAGCGCGCCATGGGGTGATTACCAAGAACACACGTGGCTCGCCTTCGCGCTCTTCTGGTTGTTGAACGTCGCCATCGCGATGCGCGGGCCGCAGGCAATCGGACGTCTCGCGCAGATCGCCGCACCAACGGTCGGCATTGCCGCCATTGCTTTGCTTGCATGGGCGGCCCGCACCGCGGGTGGATTTGGTCCGATGCTCGCGGCGCCGGCAACGATCCATGGCACGCAGTTTTGGATCCAATTCTTGCCGTCGGTTGTCGGTGTGATCGGCTTCTGGGCGACGCTCGCGCTGAATATTCCGGATTACACGCGCTACGCGAAGACGCAGCGCGGACAAATGCTGGGACAAATTCTATCGATGCCGCTCGCGATGGCACTCTTCTCCTTCCTCGGTATCGCGGTGACATCGGCGACGGTTCAAATCTACGGAAAAGCCATTTGGAATCCGGTTGATTTGATTGAAAAGTTCCCGCTCGCGGTTATTGTGATTGCCGGCATTATCGTGATCCTGTCATCGGTGACGATCAACGTCGGGGCGAACGTGATGGCGCCTGCGCGCGCGTTCGAGAACCTTTGGCCGCGCTACATCAACTTCGCAATCGGCGCCGTGCTAACCGGGCTGCTCAGCCTCGTACTGCAGCCGTGGAAAGTGCTCGAGACGTCGCAGACATACGTTTTCCTGTGGCTCGGCACGTACGGCTTGATGCTCGGCGCCTTTGACGGCATCGCGATCGCCGATTACTGGCTGGTACGCAAGCGCCGGTTGGATCTCGCACAGCTCTACAGTCCGCGCGGAATCTACGCTTATGCCGGCGGTTTCAACTTGCGCGCAGTCGGCGCATTAGTCGTCGGCTGGGGCATTGCGCTGCTCGGCTTTTTCATCACGCCGGTGCATTTCTTATGGAGCGGCGGCTGGATTTTCAGCCTGTTGGGCGGCCTTTTCGCCTACTGGCTGCTGATGCGCGGGGACCGGTCAATCATCACCGAAGAACAATTTGACGCCATAACCACGGAGGCCTGA
- a CDS encoding CoA-acylating methylmalonate-semialdehyde dehydrogenase, producing MQAPVKLRTISHFIGGKAYGEDAARFGDVYDPARGEVQARVAFADQATVDRAVQTAKAAQVAWGRTPLGKRAEIFFVFRALMKEHATQFGEILASEHGKIVGDAEGEVARALEVVDFACSLTHQLKGEFSENVSTTIDTYSLRQPVGVCAGITPFNFPMMVPTWMFAIAIACGNAFVLKPSERDPSASLLIAELLQRAGLPDGVFNVVHGDKVAVDALLTHPDVNAISFVGSTPIAKYIYQTAAAHGKRVQALGGAKNHMIVMPDADLDSAADALVSAGYGSAGQRCMAISASLTVGDAGDALMDRVKARIGKLKIGPGFDRSNDMGPVVNAAARDRILDYIKQGEKAGAKLVVDGRDFKVSGYENGFFIGPTLFDKVTPEMSIYRDEIFGPVLVNTRVDSLDEALRILHENPYGNGTSIFTRSGAAARRFQSEVEVGMIGINVPIPVPVGYYSFGGWKASLFGDLHIYGEDGFRFYTRGKVVTSRWHDSNAGVNLGFPTHK from the coding sequence ATGCAAGCTCCCGTTAAACTACGGACGATCAGCCATTTCATAGGCGGAAAAGCCTACGGCGAAGACGCCGCCCGCTTCGGCGACGTGTACGACCCGGCGCGCGGCGAGGTGCAGGCGCGGGTTGCGTTCGCCGACCAGGCAACCGTTGACCGCGCCGTGCAGACCGCCAAGGCCGCGCAGGTCGCCTGGGGGCGCACGCCGCTGGGAAAACGCGCTGAGATCTTCTTCGTCTTCCGGGCGCTGATGAAAGAGCACGCCACGCAGTTCGGCGAGATCCTTGCCAGCGAACACGGCAAGATCGTCGGCGACGCCGAGGGAGAGGTCGCGCGCGCGCTCGAGGTCGTGGACTTCGCATGCTCGCTCACTCACCAACTCAAGGGTGAGTTCAGCGAAAACGTTTCGACGACGATCGACACGTACTCGCTGCGCCAGCCGGTGGGCGTCTGCGCGGGCATCACGCCGTTTAATTTTCCGATGATGGTCCCGACGTGGATGTTCGCGATTGCGATCGCGTGCGGCAATGCGTTCGTGTTGAAGCCGTCGGAGCGCGATCCGTCCGCATCACTCTTAATTGCGGAGCTGTTACAACGCGCCGGTCTGCCGGACGGAGTCTTCAATGTCGTGCACGGCGACAAGGTCGCGGTCGACGCACTGCTGACGCATCCGGACGTGAACGCGATCAGCTTCGTCGGCTCGACGCCGATTGCCAAATACATCTATCAAACCGCTGCCGCGCACGGCAAGCGCGTGCAAGCGCTGGGCGGTGCAAAGAATCACATGATCGTGATGCCGGACGCGGATCTGGATTCGGCGGCCGACGCGCTCGTTTCGGCGGGATACGGATCGGCCGGGCAACGCTGTATGGCGATCTCCGCTTCGCTGACCGTCGGTGACGCCGGCGATGCGTTGATGGATCGCGTGAAGGCCCGCATCGGCAAACTGAAGATAGGACCGGGCTTCGATCGCAGCAACGACATGGGCCCCGTCGTCAATGCGGCCGCGCGCGACCGTATTCTGGACTACATCAAACAAGGCGAGAAGGCCGGCGCGAAGCTGGTCGTCGACGGGCGCGACTTCAAGGTCAGCGGCTACGAGAACGGCTTCTTCATCGGGCCGACACTGTTCGACAAAGTTACGCCGGAGATGTCGATCTATCGCGACGAAATCTTTGGTCCGGTGCTCGTGAACACGCGCGTTGACTCGCTCGACGAAGCGCTGCGCATCCTGCACGAGAATCCGTACGGCAACGGCACGTCAATCTTCACGCGCAGTGGTGCGGCAGCGCGCCGCTTCCAAAGCGAAGTCGAAGTCGGCATGATCGGTATCAACGTGCCGATTCCGGTGCCCGTCGGTTACTATAGTTTCGGCGGATGGAAAGCATCGCTCTTCGGCGACCTGCACATCTATGGCGAAGACGGCTTCCGCTTCTACACGCGCGGTAAAGTCGTGACTAGCCGCTGGCACGATTCGAACGCCGGCGTCAACCTGGGATTCCCGACGCATAAATGA